The nucleotide sequence GTTGGGACGTACACCTGGCAGCATCGTGGCGATCCGCCCGATCAAAGACGGTGTTATCGCTGACTTCGAAGTCACTCAGTCCATGCTGAAATACTTCATCGGCAAATCCCTTGGCGAGAAAAAATCCTTCATCCGTCCTCGTATCATCATCTGCGTTCCTTACGGAATCACTCAGGTTGAAAAACGTGCGGTGAAAGAAGCAGCTCAGTCCGCAGGTGCCCGTGAGGTTTATCTGATCGAGGAACCAATGGCAGCGGCTATTGGTGCCGGTCTTCCGATCACGGAGCCATCCGGCAACATGGTTGTCGACATGGGCGGTGGTACTACGGGCGTGGCGGTGATTTCTTTGGGTGGTATTGTTTACTGCAAATCCATCAAAGTTGCCGGTGACAAGTTTGACGAGGCGATCGTGAACTACGTTCGTCGTCAGTTCAACCTTCTGATCGGTGAAAGAACTGCAGAAAACATCAAAATCCAAATCGGTAACGCTTATCCGTTTGAAGAGGAAAAATCCATGGAGATCAAAGGCCGTGACCTGGTGGCCGGTGCTCCGAAAACCATCGAGATCACTTCTTCTCAGGTGAACGATGCTTTGATGGATCCTTTGTCTGAAGTTGTTGATGCTGTTCGTACCGCGCTGGAAAAAACTCCACCGGAACTGGCTTCCGACATCGTGGATAACGGAATCGTTCTGACGGGCGGGGGCGCATTGCTGGCGAACCTGGACGTGCTTCTGAGAGAAAGAACTGGACTGCCGGTTTCTATCGCCGAAGACCCACTTTCCTGCGTGGTTATGGGTTCCGGTAAAGTTCTCGACCAACTTGACCTTCTCAGACAGCTTACAGTCGATTAGTATAGAAAGGGCATCCACGAAAGGGTGCCCTCGAACGCACGAATGGACTTAAAGGTGCTATGACCGAAGCTGACGTACAATCTATCGCTTTGTTTTTCTATTTTTCCTTGCTTGATGATCAAAAAGCGATAGAGGCTTCATCCCAAGCGCTGGCCCTTTGTCGGGCTCGCAAGGCGCGAAATCCTGATTTAAAAAATTCTGTAGCCATCGTT is from Bdellovibrio bacteriovorus str. Tiberius and encodes:
- a CDS encoding rod shape-determining protein, producing MSFFDKVQDYFSNDIAIDLGTANTLVYVKGRGIILDEPSVVAVQKNYRGMQNRVLAVGKEAKDMLGRTPGSIVAIRPIKDGVIADFEVTQSMLKYFIGKSLGEKKSFIRPRIIICVPYGITQVEKRAVKEAAQSAGAREVYLIEEPMAAAIGAGLPITEPSGNMVVDMGGGTTGVAVISLGGIVYCKSIKVAGDKFDEAIVNYVRRQFNLLIGERTAENIKIQIGNAYPFEEEKSMEIKGRDLVAGAPKTIEITSSQVNDALMDPLSEVVDAVRTALEKTPPELASDIVDNGIVLTGGGALLANLDVLLRERTGLPVSIAEDPLSCVVMGSGKVLDQLDLLRQLTVD